CCGTCCTCCTTGGTGATGATATCATCAAGAACACCACCCCCTGCACCCGGCAGCTGATCGACACCTACAACCGGTACCGCTGCTCGGTGCTTGCGGTTGAGGAGGTCTCTGATGCGATGGTCTCAAGCTACGGGATCATCAAAGGAAAGCCGCTTGAGAACTCCCTCTCACTGCTTGAGGATATCGTCGAGAAGCCGAAACTTGAAGATGCCCCATCCCGGATGGGCGCCATCGGCCGGTACGTCTTCACGCCCGAGATCTTCGACTGCCTCCATTCGACCCGCCAGGGGGTTGGCGGGGAGATCCAGCTGACCGATGCGATCCGGCTTTTGAAGGGAAGGCAGAACATCTATGCCTATGAGTTCTCGGGCCGGCGGTATGACACCGGTGACCGGATGGGGTACCTGGAGGCGATTATCGATGTCGCCCTCGAACAGGACGATCTGCGGGAGGAGCTGGTGGCGTATATGCGGGGGATTGTGGGGGAGTGAGCCCCCGGGATCCTGTCATCTTTCTGAATTGGAGATTGAGATCAGATTGAGGTTGTTCCTCAAGCCACTATTGCTTTTGGTTAATTCCCAATTATGATCACTTTAACAAACAATTATGATAATTATTGTGTACTCATTTGGGGAATTTTTTTTATCAATCCGAACGAATACTCCTGAGCTCTCTCTTGAGCACTATGGGTGATAATTGTATGAGCATGTCGCTTCTGAAGATGATGGTCCGTGAGGGCTTGATCTCTCACTTGAGCCGGGAACCCTGATCTGGGACGGGGGCAACACCTCGGAAGAGTCCGTCCGGGATATTGAGGCACTGGGATGGAACCTTATCTGTGGCGTGAATACGAGCTCCAACGAGGCCCGTTCTCTGCTTTTACAGACCGATGTTCCAATAAAAGTCACGCACCGGGTTCGTTCAACCGGTACCAGTGCCTTGTATGCCACAAAGGCAGACGGCACACTCTTTGGAAGAGAAGGCGGAGGGGTGGTGTACGTCAACAATGCAAAGAGGATGGACGTACTTGATGCGAGAAATGTACTGTTAGCAGAGTTTGATGCAGAGTTACGAGGCTATAACGAGACTCTGAAACGATCAACAAAGGAGATGATTGAGGAGGATCTTGCTGACATTCCTGGACCTTTGCAGATTTCTTCTCGATACATATTCTTCAGAATGGGAAACGGTACGCAATTTCATGAAGGTACAGGATATTGAGATCCTCATCCTTGATGACCTGATCAACA
The DNA window shown above is from Methanocalculus alkaliphilus and carries:
- the galU gene encoding UTP--glucose-1-phosphate uridylyltransferase GalU; this translates as MTIKKAVIPAAGLGTRFLPVTKSMPKEMLPIIDVPVIHYVVQEALASGIDDIIIITGRSKRAIEDYFDDAPELEMHLAKNPKNAGLLSMVRDISKLADIHYVRQKEPLGLGDAVLRAEKHISGEPFAVLLGDDIIKNTTPCTRQLIDTYNRYRCSVLAVEEVSDAMVSSYGIIKGKPLENSLSLLEDIVEKPKLEDAPSRMGAIGRYVFTPEIFDCLHSTRQGVGGEIQLTDAIRLLKGRQNIYAYEFSGRRYDTGDRMGYLEAIIDVALEQDDLREELVAYMRGIVGE